In Paractinoplanes brasiliensis, the following proteins share a genomic window:
- a CDS encoding type IV toxin-antitoxin system AbiEi family antitoxin domain-containing protein, with protein sequence MESIDLTALPPTFTYQQARAAGLTKRRLYELRDKGALELVSRGMFHQTALPWDADIDLIEIALRGGELAINGYPLPMVYAEKIVTMLERGTANTRWRDYSLKVSGSLGSAASGSPTSFPTTSQRSSMSSSASPTPSSAGEPPASSGIPSGRSGAESVRQPSTI encoded by the coding sequence GTGGAGAGCATCGACTTGACCGCCCTTCCGCCCACCTTCACCTATCAGCAAGCGCGCGCTGCGGGCCTCACCAAGCGCCGTCTTTACGAGTTGCGCGACAAGGGCGCTCTTGAGCTGGTCTCGCGTGGCATGTTCCATCAGACCGCGTTGCCCTGGGACGCCGACATCGACCTGATCGAGATAGCCCTCCGGGGAGGAGAGCTCGCGATCAACGGGTACCCCCTCCCGATGGTCTACGCCGAAAAGATCGTGACGATGCTGGAGCGAGGGACCGCCAACACTCGATGGCGGGACTACTCGCTCAAGGTAAGTGGATCGCTTGGCTCCGCCGCCAGCGGCTCGCCGACCAGCTTCCCCACGACTTCGCAGCGGTCCTCGATGTCGTCGTCCGCTTCGCCGACCCCATCCTCAGCGGGCGAGCCGCCGGCCTCGTCTGGCATCCCGAGCGGCAGATCTGGAGCTGAATCCGTACGTCAGCCGTCAACAATTTGA
- a CDS encoding DUF642 domain-containing protein, which yields MRILLAAALLAAPAPAPAFLDGFETPAVTGGSTRYAAGAQLGPWQVTAGDVDLSTTRLWSTAEGRQNLDLDGAVNGAVARTVTSTPLLTYRISYSLGGNYVGAPAVKTGELRVNGKVVQKLSFDTAGKSRDNMGYTRHTAYVPARSRSLRVEFASTTSPAGHGPLIDDVRVDSCLLILCPKARVYPA from the coding sequence TTGCGAATCCTTCTCGCTGCCGCACTTCTCGCCGCCCCGGCTCCCGCACCCGCCTTCCTCGACGGTTTCGAGACACCGGCCGTGACCGGCGGCTCCACCCGCTACGCCGCCGGCGCCCAGCTCGGCCCTTGGCAGGTGACCGCGGGTGACGTCGACCTCAGCACGACCCGCCTGTGGAGCACCGCCGAGGGCCGGCAGAACCTCGACCTCGACGGCGCCGTCAACGGTGCCGTGGCCCGCACGGTCACCAGCACACCGCTGCTGACCTACCGAATCTCGTACTCGCTGGGCGGCAACTACGTCGGCGCGCCCGCGGTCAAGACCGGTGAACTGCGGGTCAACGGCAAGGTCGTGCAGAAACTGTCGTTCGACACGGCCGGCAAGTCCCGCGACAACATGGGATACACCCGGCACACCGCGTACGTGCCGGCCAGGTCCCGCTCGCTGCGGGTCGAGTTCGCGAGCACGACCAGCCCGGCGGGTCACGGCCCGCTGATCGACGACGTCAGGGTGGACAGCTGCTTGCTCATCCTCTGCCCCAAGGCCCGCGTCTATCCGGCGTGA
- a CDS encoding alpha/beta hydrolase, with the protein MSTIVLVHGLWVTPRSWEHWVPYLEAKGHTVLTPAYPGFEVEVEALRADPAPIAAVTVPETIAHLEKVITALDEKPIIIGHSFGGTLTQLLLDRGHGAAGVVIDSAPPEGILVNPPSQLKSLFPILSNPAKRHQAAGFTAEQWHYAFCNTLSEEDSRAAYERYAIPAPGSWVWAYGLIANFKPGKQETWVDFKNPDRAPLLFIAGGEDHIMPASVNRSNARHYRGEGTVTELIEVPGRSHWTCGEPGWEQIADTAVDWALRHAG; encoded by the coding sequence ATGAGCACGATCGTTCTGGTTCACGGTCTCTGGGTGACCCCGCGCAGCTGGGAGCACTGGGTGCCCTATCTGGAGGCGAAGGGCCACACGGTGCTGACCCCGGCCTATCCCGGCTTCGAGGTCGAGGTGGAGGCCCTGCGCGCCGACCCCGCCCCGATCGCCGCCGTGACGGTGCCCGAGACCATTGCCCACCTGGAAAAGGTCATCACGGCCCTGGACGAGAAGCCGATCATCATCGGGCACTCGTTCGGCGGGACGCTGACCCAGTTGCTGCTCGACCGAGGGCACGGCGCGGCCGGTGTGGTGATCGACTCGGCGCCGCCCGAGGGGATTTTGGTCAACCCGCCCTCACAGCTCAAGTCGCTGTTCCCCATCCTCAGCAACCCGGCCAAACGGCATCAGGCCGCCGGCTTCACCGCCGAACAGTGGCACTACGCGTTCTGCAACACCCTGTCCGAGGAGGACTCCCGGGCCGCCTACGAGCGGTACGCGATTCCGGCCCCGGGCAGCTGGGTCTGGGCGTACGGGCTGATCGCGAACTTCAAACCGGGCAAGCAGGAGACGTGGGTCGACTTCAAGAACCCGGACCGGGCCCCGTTGCTGTTCATCGCCGGGGGTGAGGACCACATCATGCCCGCGTCGGTGAACCGGTCGAACGCGCGCCACTACCGGGGTGAGGGCACGGTCACCGAGCTCATCGAGGTGCCGGGGCGCTCACATTGGACCTGCGGCGAGCCGGGGTGGGAGCAGATCGCCGACACCGCTGTCGACTGGGCTCTGCGTCACGCCGGATAG
- a CDS encoding helix-turn-helix domain-containing protein: MYASAPCHVLHEDPGGVVRARMEVWEFGRTTIFTQRSTGIRLLRTDKLAKQDAMPVVAVSVQRRAQGRLEQRGHQRVAGPGELVAVDLSGAYDFSWSGDGAAGCIQIPFDQLSLPLDVVRRAAPELESSPLYRLVAEHVTSLARAPAAITADASSGAVAAASIDLVRALLVSAARAGRHARRVRFETLLSRVRAYARSHLADPDLSPATIAAAHNVSLRQLYKVCAEAELSLEQWIIEERLQRVRHALAQPDLAHLPIATVARRWGFRDPTHFTRRFRARYGMTPGQWRRSSAAARR; encoded by the coding sequence ATGTATGCGTCGGCGCCCTGTCATGTGTTGCATGAGGATCCGGGTGGGGTCGTGCGGGCGCGCATGGAGGTGTGGGAGTTCGGGCGGACGACGATCTTCACGCAGCGGTCGACCGGGATTCGGCTGCTTCGGACGGACAAGCTGGCCAAGCAGGACGCCATGCCGGTTGTGGCGGTGTCGGTGCAGCGGCGCGCGCAGGGGCGGCTGGAGCAGCGCGGGCATCAGCGGGTGGCGGGGCCGGGTGAGCTGGTCGCCGTCGATCTGTCGGGGGCGTACGACTTCTCGTGGTCGGGGGACGGCGCCGCGGGATGCATCCAGATCCCGTTCGACCAGCTCTCGTTGCCGTTGGACGTGGTGCGGCGGGCGGCGCCGGAGCTCGAGTCGAGCCCGCTCTATCGGCTGGTCGCCGAGCATGTGACGAGCCTGGCGCGCGCGCCGGCGGCGATCACGGCGGACGCCTCGTCGGGGGCGGTGGCGGCGGCCAGCATTGATCTGGTGCGGGCGTTGCTGGTCTCGGCGGCAAGGGCCGGGCGGCATGCTCGCCGGGTTCGGTTCGAGACACTTCTTTCCCGCGTACGGGCGTACGCGCGCTCGCATCTGGCCGACCCCGACCTGTCGCCGGCGACGATCGCGGCCGCGCACAACGTGTCGTTGCGGCAGCTCTACAAGGTGTGTGCCGAGGCCGAGCTCAGCCTCGAACAGTGGATCATCGAGGAGCGGTTGCAGCGCGTGCGGCATGCGCTGGCCCAGCCGGATTTGGCGCACCTTCCGATCGCGACGGTCGCCCGGCGCTGGGGTTTCCGCGACCCGACCCATTTCACGCGTCGATTCCGGGCCCGGTACGGGATGACCCCGGGCCAGTGGCGCCGATCGTCAGCCGCAGCGCGCCGTTGA
- a CDS encoding GAF domain-containing sensor histidine kinase, protein MKAPLPDNEIDRLAALYSLDILDSAPEQDFDDIVALASKVCGTPMSLVTLLDTDRQWFKARVGTEETGTDRDISFCAHAILNRDLMVVPDATKDPRFADNPQVTCDGGVRFYAGAPLMTTDGFALGTLCVVDNEPRRLDGEQLQALRALARQATLQMELRRHAVALANTTARLQELERRKDDLAALLGGDLRAPLRLISAYVEKLGATGLHDAEMADLIGRATAGHIRGFLDLLHHLSTLAEAGFGAETLHMRQIDLTRITQRAVEAVRPIAATKQIWILNQAGGPALPIIADPVRLEQVLTHLLFAAVKYTPTGGRVRVGTEVESGPAVRLDDMDLPDGLRPELFPHLYYGAIAHPADVPGPDQGLAVAKKILDAHHATVALSDRPGDGTSLHVVFPPADLSPAMVLDDLMTV, encoded by the coding sequence ATGAAAGCTCCCCTGCCGGACAACGAGATCGACCGGCTCGCCGCCCTCTATTCGCTCGACATCCTCGACAGCGCGCCCGAGCAGGACTTCGACGACATCGTCGCGCTCGCCTCGAAAGTCTGTGGCACACCCATGTCGCTGGTCACCCTGCTCGACACCGACCGCCAATGGTTCAAGGCGCGGGTCGGAACCGAGGAAACCGGCACCGACCGGGACATCTCGTTCTGTGCCCACGCGATCCTCAACCGCGACCTGATGGTCGTGCCGGACGCCACCAAGGACCCGCGATTCGCCGACAATCCGCAGGTCACCTGCGACGGGGGCGTCCGCTTCTACGCCGGCGCGCCGCTGATGACGACCGACGGGTTCGCGCTGGGGACGCTCTGCGTGGTCGACAACGAGCCCCGCCGCCTCGACGGCGAGCAACTGCAGGCGTTGCGTGCGCTGGCCCGGCAGGCGACCTTGCAGATGGAGTTGCGCCGGCACGCTGTCGCGCTGGCCAACACCACGGCCCGGCTGCAGGAGCTCGAACGGCGCAAGGACGACCTTGCCGCCCTGCTCGGCGGGGACCTGCGAGCACCGCTGCGCCTCATCTCGGCGTACGTGGAAAAGCTCGGGGCGACCGGGCTCCACGACGCCGAGATGGCCGACCTGATCGGGCGCGCCACCGCCGGGCACATTCGGGGCTTCCTCGACCTGCTGCACCACCTGAGCACGCTGGCCGAGGCCGGGTTCGGCGCCGAGACCCTGCACATGCGCCAGATCGACCTCACGCGCATCACCCAGCGAGCGGTCGAAGCCGTACGCCCGATCGCCGCGACCAAGCAGATCTGGATCCTCAACCAGGCCGGCGGTCCCGCCCTGCCGATCATCGCCGACCCCGTACGCCTCGAGCAGGTGCTCACCCATCTGCTGTTCGCGGCGGTGAAGTACACGCCGACGGGTGGACGGGTGCGCGTCGGCACCGAGGTCGAGTCCGGCCCGGCCGTACGCCTCGACGACATGGACCTGCCCGACGGCCTGCGGCCCGAACTGTTCCCGCACCTCTACTACGGCGCGATCGCCCACCCGGCCGACGTCCCGGGACCCGACCAGGGCCTGGCCGTGGCCAAGAAGATCCTCGACGCGCACCACGCGACCGTCGCGCTGTCGGACCGGCCAGGCGACGGCACCTCGCTGCACGTGGTCTTCCCGCCGGCCGACCTCAGCCCGGCGATGGTGCTCGACGACCTGATGACCGTCTGA
- a CDS encoding RNA-binding domain-containing protein: protein MTVSAGSGGDLSAQVVRWAAAGEQYDVEFKGERRERLNDRDLLEAVVCLANGRGGVLLVGVEDDGLVTGARARHEAGRTDPLRLQAFVANSTQPPLSVTADVVQVDDKDVLVVTVPDSPRVVGTAKGTYVRRAIGGDGRPTCLPYHSHEMLAHEVDRGAVDWATLAVGGATWDDLDPLEFERVRRLAGASGAAADRVLATLSDREIANALGMTRAGANVTTGALLLFGRTGAIRDHLPTHDAAFQVLRGLEVQVNDFLPLPLVRLAEEVFARFRARNQEEELQFGLLRVSVSTYSETAFREALANALIHRDYTRRGAVYVQWSEEQLEISSPGGFPSGVRLDNLLVAPPHPRSPLLADAFKRIGLVERTGRGINRMFAEQLRLGRPAPDYGRSSDDRVVAVLPGGPANLSMTRWVLEQESQQGAPLGLSELQVLSELEQERRASTSALAHVLQRTDAETRILLTRMVERGWVEARGEGKGRSWHLSAAVYRALEAPAGYVRIRGFEPLQQEQMVLQYVEAHGQINRSQAADLCALTSEQASRLLRRLAREGRLEARGERRGTVYVKPEV, encoded by the coding sequence GTGACAGTGTCGGCTGGCAGTGGAGGCGACCTTTCCGCTCAGGTGGTCCGTTGGGCGGCCGCTGGGGAGCAGTACGACGTCGAGTTCAAGGGCGAACGACGAGAGCGTCTCAACGATCGTGACCTGCTCGAAGCGGTCGTTTGCCTGGCGAACGGGCGAGGAGGCGTACTCCTCGTCGGCGTGGAGGATGACGGCCTGGTGACCGGTGCCCGGGCTCGCCACGAAGCGGGTCGGACAGACCCGCTTCGCCTGCAGGCATTTGTCGCGAACTCCACGCAGCCTCCGCTGTCGGTGACCGCCGACGTCGTTCAGGTCGACGACAAAGACGTTCTTGTTGTCACCGTGCCCGACAGTCCGAGGGTCGTCGGAACGGCGAAGGGAACTTATGTACGGCGGGCAATTGGCGGAGATGGTCGGCCCACCTGCCTTCCGTATCACTCCCACGAGATGTTGGCTCATGAGGTCGACCGCGGTGCCGTCGATTGGGCAACGCTCGCCGTCGGCGGTGCTACCTGGGACGATCTCGACCCGCTTGAATTCGAGCGTGTCCGCCGTCTGGCGGGCGCTTCGGGTGCAGCTGCCGATCGCGTGCTCGCGACACTGTCAGACCGGGAGATCGCGAACGCGCTGGGGATGACGAGGGCGGGCGCCAATGTGACCACCGGTGCGCTCCTCCTCTTCGGTAGAACCGGGGCCATTCGCGACCATCTACCTACCCACGACGCGGCGTTCCAGGTTCTTCGAGGTCTCGAGGTCCAGGTGAACGACTTTCTTCCGCTGCCGCTGGTTCGGCTGGCCGAGGAAGTCTTCGCGCGGTTCAGGGCACGCAATCAGGAGGAAGAACTCCAATTCGGCCTGCTCCGGGTGTCCGTTTCGACCTACTCGGAGACGGCGTTCCGTGAGGCCCTGGCGAACGCGTTGATCCATCGTGATTACACCCGTCGCGGCGCTGTCTACGTGCAGTGGAGCGAGGAGCAGCTGGAAATCTCAAGTCCGGGCGGCTTCCCGTCCGGCGTCCGGCTGGACAACCTTTTGGTAGCACCTCCTCACCCCCGTAGCCCGCTACTTGCCGACGCCTTCAAGCGGATCGGTCTGGTGGAGCGGACAGGCCGTGGCATCAACCGCATGTTCGCCGAGCAACTGAGGCTCGGCCGCCCGGCCCCGGACTACGGTCGAAGCTCGGATGATCGGGTCGTTGCCGTGCTTCCCGGCGGCCCGGCGAATCTCTCCATGACGCGGTGGGTTCTGGAGCAGGAGAGTCAGCAAGGAGCCCCACTCGGGTTGTCCGAGCTTCAGGTTTTGTCGGAGCTTGAGCAGGAAAGACGTGCGAGCACCAGCGCGCTCGCCCACGTGCTGCAGCGGACCGACGCCGAGACCCGGATCCTCCTCACTCGTATGGTGGAGCGGGGGTGGGTGGAAGCTCGCGGCGAGGGCAAAGGCCGTAGCTGGCATCTGTCGGCTGCGGTGTACCGGGCGCTGGAGGCCCCGGCCGGCTACGTGCGGATCCGGGGATTCGAGCCGCTGCAGCAAGAACAAATGGTGTTGCAGTACGTGGAGGCCCACGGTCAGATCAATCGCTCGCAGGCGGCCGACCTTTGCGCGCTGACTTCGGAGCAGGCAAGCCGGTTGCTGAGGCGCCTTGCGCGAGAAGGAAGGCTCGAGGCGCGAGGCGAGCGGCGCGGAACTGTTTACGTCAAGCCGGAGGTCTGA